A stretch of the Streptosporangium sp. NBC_01755 genome encodes the following:
- a CDS encoding sensor histidine kinase — translation MRSRLIALIVIPTAAAIVLGGLRVTTSISSAAEYERVRTTAELTAGLSHLVDELQVERDLSGRYVAQGRLSTGKSNLRKQYESVDGVARELRTSIDGVINDNGVVETFSTRSRTELTQIRSRIDELKSLRDAVTATQLPAQPTIAAYSRTIADLLALHDEIIQGGADQEITSSAAAFAALARAKEQMSRERANLAVALAVRGFSAEGLNAMLAARAQLDGELATFRSEASVAQRQLYDDTVSSQKKDRAAALRARAIFLALNGQPLRNVDVSRTGLGDQTTWFDASSDIVDRMRTVEKGVADTLITQSRVLQESEQRGALIAAGLSALLLILVLVITAIMARSLVRPLRRLRTEALSIAGQRLPETVQSMRESGEVSTTDITPIGVASDDEIGEVARAFDEVHREAVRLAGQEATLRSNVNSMFVNLSRRSQTLVERQLSLIESLEQGEQDEGRLGSLFRLDHLATRMRRNSENLLVLAGQEPARRWSQPVPLIDVVRASLSEVENYERVDLQLSAGVAVVGTSVNDIVHLIAELVENAISFSPRETKVIVSSNRIDGGGVMVSVTDIGIGMTAEELAQANWRLANPPVVDVSVSRRMGLFVVGRLALRHGIRVQLRQQDNGGLTAMVLLPENLLAVTARPGGPPGAMTQSGDWANSMVSMDRPPVLASPDAPPMPSFASFEAAHQNSFSSFDMGQQFNSFEASQFPFGGGQFGQAPVDTPWPGQLPPPGTTPGHGWPDAPPPDPTAWRQGQGNSPRGDAGMWSGAPSAPARGDAPVWPGGQSRDGGPDAWSDSSLRGGDSGGWPSTGDSGLFGRRPFDPADNTGPLPVIPDSSPMEEAKEEFLPIFAAVESDWFKKVEPVPAVEERGQEVEPVQPVQAVQETVQLSQPVAPAQGNGWSSPADVGWQAAKAASEPTRGGITGSGLPKRVPKANLVPGTAAPDLSAAPQAPVLRPTVSPEAVRNRLASFQQGVRQGRAAARGEAGDGRPYPDFGRDVEGNKEDR, via the coding sequence GTGAGATCGCGACTGATCGCGCTCATCGTCATCCCCACGGCCGCCGCCATCGTGCTGGGCGGCCTGCGGGTCACCACCTCGATCAGCAGCGCCGCCGAGTACGAGCGCGTGCGCACCACCGCCGAACTCACCGCGGGCCTCAGCCACCTGGTCGACGAGCTACAGGTCGAGCGGGACCTGTCGGGCCGGTACGTGGCACAGGGCAGACTGAGCACTGGCAAGTCGAACCTGCGCAAGCAGTACGAGAGCGTCGACGGTGTCGCCCGCGAGCTGCGCACCAGCATCGACGGCGTCATCAATGACAACGGCGTCGTGGAGACGTTCAGCACCCGGAGCAGGACCGAGCTCACGCAGATCCGCAGCCGCATCGACGAGCTCAAGAGCCTGCGTGACGCGGTGACGGCCACTCAGCTACCGGCCCAGCCCACGATCGCCGCGTACTCCCGTACCATCGCGGACCTGCTGGCCCTGCACGACGAGATCATTCAGGGCGGCGCGGACCAGGAGATCACCTCCAGCGCGGCCGCGTTCGCCGCGCTGGCCAGGGCCAAGGAACAGATGTCCAGGGAGCGGGCGAACCTCGCCGTCGCCCTCGCCGTCAGGGGGTTCAGCGCGGAAGGCCTCAACGCCATGCTGGCCGCCCGGGCGCAGCTCGACGGCGAGCTCGCGACCTTCCGCTCCGAGGCCTCGGTCGCCCAGCGCCAGCTCTACGACGACACGGTCAGCAGCCAGAAGAAGGACCGTGCGGCGGCACTGCGCGCCCGCGCCATCTTCCTGGCCCTCAACGGCCAGCCGCTGAGGAACGTCGACGTCTCCAGGACCGGACTCGGTGACCAGACGACCTGGTTCGACGCCTCCAGTGACATCGTCGACCGCATGCGCACGGTGGAGAAGGGGGTCGCCGACACCCTCATCACGCAGAGCCGGGTCCTGCAGGAGTCCGAGCAGCGCGGAGCGCTGATCGCCGCCGGGCTGAGCGCGCTACTGCTCATCCTCGTCCTGGTCATCACCGCGATCATGGCGCGGTCGCTGGTCAGGCCGCTGCGCAGGCTCCGCACCGAGGCGCTTTCCATCGCCGGTCAGCGTCTGCCCGAGACCGTCCAGAGCATGCGCGAGAGCGGCGAGGTCTCGACCACCGACATCACCCCGATCGGTGTCGCCTCCGACGACGAGATCGGTGAGGTGGCCCGGGCCTTCGACGAGGTTCACCGCGAGGCCGTGCGACTGGCGGGCCAGGAGGCCACGCTGCGGAGCAACGTCAACTCGATGTTCGTCAACCTCTCCCGGCGCAGCCAGACACTGGTGGAGCGCCAGCTCTCCCTCATCGAGAGCCTGGAGCAGGGCGAGCAGGACGAGGGCCGGCTCGGCAGCCTCTTCCGCCTCGATCACCTCGCCACCCGTATGCGCCGCAACTCGGAGAACCTCCTGGTCCTCGCCGGCCAGGAGCCCGCCCGCCGGTGGAGCCAGCCGGTCCCGCTCATCGACGTGGTCCGCGCCTCGCTGTCGGAGGTCGAGAACTACGAGCGGGTGGACCTGCAACTGTCCGCGGGCGTGGCCGTGGTCGGCACCTCCGTCAACGACATCGTCCACCTGATCGCGGAGCTCGTGGAGAACGCGATCTCCTTCTCCCCCCGGGAGACCAAGGTCATCGTCTCCAGCAACCGCATCGACGGTGGTGGCGTGATGGTCTCGGTGACCGACATCGGCATCGGCATGACCGCCGAGGAACTCGCCCAGGCCAACTGGCGACTGGCCAACCCGCCGGTGGTGGACGTATCGGTCTCCCGCCGGATGGGCCTGTTCGTGGTCGGCCGTCTTGCCCTGCGGCACGGCATCCGAGTCCAGCTCAGGCAGCAGGACAACGGCGGCCTGACCGCCATGGTCCTGCTCCCGGAGAACCTGCTCGCCGTCACCGCCCGCCCGGGAGGCCCTCCCGGTGCCATGACGCAGAGCGGCGACTGGGCCAACTCCATGGTGTCCATGGACCGCCCGCCCGTGCTGGCAAGCCCCGACGCCCCCCCGATGCCGTCCTTCGCCTCGTTCGAGGCCGCTCACCAGAACTCGTTCTCCTCCTTCGACATGGGGCAGCAGTTCAACTCCTTCGAGGCCTCGCAGTTTCCCTTCGGAGGCGGCCAGTTCGGGCAGGCGCCCGTCGACACCCCGTGGCCGGGACAGCTTCCGCCGCCGGGCACCACTCCCGGTCACGGCTGGCCGGACGCCCCCCCGCCCGACCCCACCGCGTGGCGGCAAGGCCAGGGCAATTCGCCCCGCGGCGACGCGGGAATGTGGTCCGGGGCACCGAGCGCGCCCGCGCGCGGTGACGCCCCCGTCTGGCCCGGCGGGCAGAGCAGGGACGGCGGCCCCGACGCCTGGTCGGACTCCTCGCTCCGCGGCGGAGACTCCGGAGGATGGCCGTCCACCGGCGACTCCGGCCTGTTCGGGCGGCGTCCGTTCGACCCGGCGGACAACACCGGCCCGCTGCCGGTGATCCCCGACTCCTCGCCGATGGAAGAGGCGAAGGAGGAGTTTCTGCCGATCTTCGCGGCCGTCGAGTCCGACTGGTTCAAGAAGGTCGAGCCGGTCCCGGCCGTCGAGGAACGGGGCCAGGAGGTCGAACCGGTTCAGCCGGTCCAGGCCGTTCAGGAGACCGTCCAGCTCTCACAACCGGTCGCCCCCGCGCAGGGGAACGGCTGGTCGTCGCCTGCCGATGTGGGCTGGCAGGCGGCCAAGGCCGCCAGTGAGCCCACACGTGGCGGGATCACCGGTTCCGGGCTGCCCAAGCGGGTGCCCAAGGCGAACCTGGTGCCCGGTACGGCCGCGCCCGACCTGAGCGCGGCTCCCCAAGCTCCCGTGCTCCGGCCGACTGTCTCCCCGGAGGCGGTGCGCAACAGGTTGGCGAGCTTCCAGCAGGGAGTACGGCAGGGCCGCGCGGCAGCCAGGGGCGAAGCCGGAGACGGACGGCCGTATCCCGACTTCGGCCGGGACGTTGAAGGAAACAAGGAGGACCGGTGA
- a CDS encoding roadblock/LC7 domain-containing protein, translating into MSQAARGVNWLITDFVNNVPGVAHTVVVSADGLPLAYSDGFPRDRADQLAAVAAGLISLTQGASRVFEGGAVTQTVVEMQRGLLLIMSISDGSCLAVLAAADCDMGLVAYQMTMLVERAGQVLTPAVRAELQSSHSR; encoded by the coding sequence ATGAGCCAGGCCGCCCGGGGGGTCAATTGGCTGATCACTGACTTTGTGAACAACGTCCCAGGTGTGGCGCACACGGTCGTCGTGTCGGCGGACGGTCTGCCGTTGGCGTATTCCGACGGATTTCCCAGGGACAGGGCGGACCAGCTGGCCGCGGTCGCGGCCGGCCTGATCAGCCTGACCCAGGGCGCCTCGCGGGTTTTCGAAGGCGGCGCGGTCACCCAGACCGTGGTGGAGATGCAACGAGGGCTGCTCCTCATCATGTCCATCAGTGACGGTTCCTGTCTGGCGGTGCTGGCCGCCGCCGACTGTGACATGGGACTGGTGGCCTACCAGATGACGATGCTCGTCGAGCGGGCAGGTCAGGTGCTGACCCCGGCCGTCCGTGCGGAACTGCAGTCTTCCCACTCACGGTGA
- a CDS encoding DUF742 domain-containing protein, translated as MAGRGWTGEGDPHGGFPYQSMDDPHRQQGGPSHLMQPAPSEQSSLVRPYAVTGGRTAPRIQLALEALVSSATSIHHDLSTRTPEYQAISALCRQVRSVAEISAMLRIPLGVTRILVADMAAEGLVQLHQPQLDAGKPDLNLLERVLSGLRRL; from the coding sequence GTGGCAGGCCGCGGCTGGACCGGTGAGGGTGACCCGCACGGCGGGTTTCCCTACCAATCGATGGACGACCCCCACCGGCAACAGGGTGGTCCTTCGCATCTCATGCAGCCGGCGCCGTCGGAGCAGAGCTCCCTCGTCCGCCCGTATGCAGTGACCGGGGGGCGTACCGCCCCTCGGATCCAACTCGCCCTGGAGGCTCTGGTCTCCTCGGCGACCTCTATACATCACGATTTATCCACCCGCACTCCGGAGTATCAGGCGATAAGTGCCCTGTGCCGGCAAGTGCGTTCGGTCGCTGAGATCTCCGCGATGCTCCGCATCCCGCTCGGCGTGACCCGGATCCTCGTCGCCGACATGGCCGCCGAGGGTCTGGTCCAGCTGCATCAGCCTCAGCTGGACGCGGGCAAGCCGGATCTCAACCTGCTGGAAAGGGTGCTCAGTGGACTTCGCAGGCTCTAG
- a CDS encoding GTP-binding protein, with product MTSTKIVVAGGFGVGKTTFVGAVSEILPLTTEAVMTDASAGIDDLDLTPNKTTTTVAMDFGRVSLDRDLILYLFGTPGQHRFWFMWDDLVRGAIGAVVLVDTRRLADSFPAIDYFEEAKLPFVVAVNGWDGNYLHGEEEVREALTLAPHIPISRTDARSRDAVKTTLITLVEHALTVRMALPGWGR from the coding sequence CTGACATCGACGAAAATCGTTGTCGCGGGGGGATTCGGTGTCGGTAAGACCACGTTCGTGGGGGCGGTGTCGGAGATCCTGCCGCTGACCACGGAGGCGGTGATGACCGACGCCAGCGCCGGGATCGACGATCTCGACCTCACACCGAACAAGACCACCACCACGGTCGCGATGGACTTCGGCCGTGTCTCGCTGGACCGCGACCTGATCCTGTACCTGTTCGGCACGCCCGGCCAGCACCGGTTCTGGTTCATGTGGGACGACCTGGTCCGCGGTGCGATCGGCGCGGTCGTGCTCGTCGACACCCGGAGGCTGGCCGACAGCTTCCCGGCGATCGACTACTTCGAGGAGGCCAAGCTCCCCTTCGTCGTCGCGGTCAACGGGTGGGACGGTAACTACCTGCACGGTGAGGAGGAGGTACGCGAGGCGCTGACGCTGGCGCCGCACATCCCCATCTCCAGGACCGACGCCCGCTCGCGCGACGCGGTGAAGACCACGCTCATCACGCTCGTGGAGCACGCGCTCACCGTGCGGATGGCCCTTCCCGGCTGGGGCCGCTGA
- the ffh gene encoding signal recognition particle protein: MFETLSDRLTSVFSSLRSKGRLSEADIDATCREIRIALLEADVALPVVKAFVAQVKERARGAEVSQALNPAQQVVKIVNDELIGILGGETRRLRHAKNPPTVIMLAGLQGAGKTTLAGKLARWLREQNHTPLLVAADLQRPNAVQQLSVVAERAGVAVYAPEPGNGVGDPVAVARQSIDHAKRQQHDIVIIDTAGRLGIDQELMRQAADIRDAVSPDEVLFVVDAMIGQDAVTTAQAFMEGVGFDGVVLTKLDGDARGGAALSVRHITGRPIMFASTGEKLEDFDAFHPDRMASRILDMGDILTLIEQAQKTFDEAETAKMASKLTSGEGFTLEDFLEQMMMVQKMGPIKNLLGMMPGMGQMRDQLNQVDDRDLDRIAAIIRSMTPAERHNPKMIDGSRRSRIAKGSGVTVTEVSGLVTRFFDAQKMMKRMAGGMGIPGMPGGRKGAKAAQKKAAKGRRVSGDPRKAALGKAAPAETGEPATPAGNGLLGKLGSRQQPPPGLELPPGFDPSKFKLPGQK, translated from the coding sequence GTGTTCGAGACGCTTTCCGACCGGCTGACATCGGTCTTCTCCTCCCTTCGATCCAAGGGTCGGCTCTCCGAGGCCGACATCGACGCGACCTGCCGCGAGATCCGCATCGCGCTTCTCGAGGCCGACGTCGCGCTGCCCGTGGTCAAGGCATTCGTCGCTCAGGTCAAGGAGCGCGCACGAGGTGCCGAGGTCTCCCAGGCGCTGAACCCGGCGCAGCAGGTCGTCAAGATCGTCAATGACGAGCTCATCGGGATCCTCGGCGGAGAGACCCGGCGGCTTCGCCATGCCAAGAACCCGCCGACCGTCATCATGCTCGCGGGCCTGCAGGGCGCGGGCAAGACGACCCTGGCCGGCAAGCTCGCCCGCTGGCTGCGTGAGCAGAACCACACGCCGCTGCTGGTCGCCGCCGACCTTCAGCGGCCCAACGCGGTACAGCAGCTCTCGGTCGTGGCCGAGCGTGCGGGCGTCGCGGTCTACGCGCCCGAGCCGGGAAACGGCGTCGGCGACCCGGTCGCGGTGGCCCGCCAGTCGATCGACCACGCCAAGCGGCAGCAGCACGACATCGTCATCATCGACACCGCGGGCCGCCTGGGCATCGACCAGGAGCTGATGAGGCAGGCGGCCGACATCCGTGACGCGGTCTCGCCCGACGAGGTCCTCTTCGTCGTCGACGCGATGATCGGCCAGGACGCCGTGACCACGGCCCAGGCATTCATGGAGGGCGTCGGTTTCGACGGTGTCGTGCTGACCAAGCTCGACGGCGACGCCCGCGGTGGCGCCGCACTGTCGGTCCGCCACATCACCGGCAGGCCGATCATGTTCGCGTCCACCGGTGAGAAGCTCGAGGACTTCGACGCCTTCCACCCGGACCGGATGGCCTCCCGCATCCTCGACATGGGTGACATCCTCACCCTGATCGAGCAGGCCCAGAAGACCTTCGACGAGGCCGAGACCGCCAAGATGGCGAGCAAGCTCACCTCGGGCGAGGGTTTCACGCTGGAGGACTTCCTCGAGCAGATGATGATGGTCCAGAAGATGGGCCCCATCAAGAACCTGCTCGGCATGATGCCCGGCATGGGACAGATGCGTGATCAGCTCAACCAGGTGGACGACCGCGACCTCGACCGCATCGCCGCCATCATCCGCTCCATGACCCCCGCCGAGCGCCACAACCCGAAGATGATCGACGGCTCACGCCGCTCCCGTATCGCGAAGGGCTCCGGCGTGACGGTGACCGAGGTGAGCGGCCTGGTCACCCGCTTCTTCGACGCTCAGAAGATGATGAAGCGGATGGCCGGCGGCATGGGCATCCCCGGCATGCCCGGCGGTCGCAAGGGAGCCAAGGCCGCGCAGAAGAAGGCGGCCAAGGGGCGCAGGGTCAGCGGTGACCCGCGCAAGGCGGCGCTCGGCAAGGCCGCCCCCGCCGAGACCGGCGAACCCGCGACCCCGGCCGGGAACGGCCTCCTCGGCAAGCTCGGTTCCAGGCAGCAGCCGCCTCCTGGCCTGGAGCTGCCGCCGGGCTTCGACCCCTCGAAGTTCAAGCTCCCCGGTCAGAAATGA
- the rpsP gene encoding 30S ribosomal protein S16, giving the protein MAVKIKLKRLGMIRNPQYRIVIADSRTKRDGRAIEEIGLYHPKENPSRIEVDSERAAYWLGVGAQPTEPVLKLLKLTGDWQKFKGESAPAPLLVAEPKADRHAVYEAAAKEALSLEAATTPKKSPRKAAPKAEEAPAETPAEPTAAAEEKPEGEA; this is encoded by the coding sequence GTGGCAGTCAAGATCAAGCTCAAGCGGCTCGGCATGATCCGCAACCCGCAGTACCGCATCGTCATCGCCGACAGCCGCACCAAGCGTGACGGCCGGGCGATCGAGGAGATCGGCCTCTACCACCCGAAGGAGAACCCCTCGCGCATCGAGGTCGACTCCGAGCGGGCGGCCTACTGGCTGGGTGTCGGCGCACAGCCGACCGAGCCCGTCCTCAAGCTTCTCAAGCTCACCGGCGACTGGCAGAAGTTCAAGGGCGAGTCGGCCCCGGCTCCGCTCCTGGTCGCCGAGCCCAAGGCCGACCGCCACGCCGTCTACGAGGCCGCGGCCAAGGAGGCACTGTCTCTGGAAGCCGCCACCACGCCGAAGAAGTCGCCCCGCAAGGCGGCTCCCAAGGCTGAAGAGGCCCCCGCCGAGACCCCGGCTGAGCCCACCGCGGCCGCCGAGGAGAAGCCGGAAGGCGAGGCCTGA
- a CDS encoding RNA-binding protein, translating to MLEEALEHLVKGIVEYPDDVQVHARRIRSGRVLEVRVHPEDLGKVIGRGGRTAKALRTVVNALGDGKYVRVDLIDLNEAR from the coding sequence GTGCTTGAGGAGGCCCTCGAGCACCTGGTGAAGGGCATTGTCGAATACCCCGACGATGTCCAGGTTCACGCTCGCCGCATCCGCAGCGGGCGTGTGCTTGAGGTCCGGGTGCACCCCGAGGACCTCGGTAAGGTCATCGGCCGCGGTGGCCGTACGGCCAAGGCGCTTCGCACGGTCGTGAACGCCCTCGGCGACGGCAAGTACGTCCGGGTCGATCTGATCGACCTGAACGAGGCCCGCTAG
- the rimM gene encoding ribosome maturation factor RimM (Essential for efficient processing of 16S rRNA) has translation MQLVVGRIGRPHGLRGDVSVEVRTDEPDRRFAPGTALATDPASTGPLVVESCRWHSGILLVRFEGVSDRDRAEELRGTMLVIDSADIPPSDDPDEFYDHQLIGLAVVKPDGERVGEVSDVLHHGQDLLVVRRGKAEVYVPFVKALVPVIDLEEGILVVDAPAGLLDPDEIV, from the coding sequence GTGCAGCTCGTCGTAGGGCGGATCGGCCGCCCACACGGACTCCGCGGAGACGTGTCCGTGGAGGTGCGCACCGACGAGCCTGACAGGCGCTTCGCCCCGGGCACCGCACTGGCCACCGACCCCGCGTCGACCGGCCCCCTGGTCGTCGAGTCCTGCCGCTGGCATTCGGGGATCCTGCTGGTCAGGTTCGAGGGCGTGAGTGATCGCGACCGCGCCGAGGAGCTCCGCGGCACCATGCTCGTCATCGACTCGGCGGACATCCCGCCGTCCGACGACCCCGACGAGTTCTACGACCACCAGCTCATCGGCCTCGCCGTGGTCAAGCCCGACGGCGAGCGGGTGGGCGAGGTGTCCGACGTGCTCCACCACGGCCAGGACCTGCTCGTCGTACGGCGTGGAAAGGCCGAGGTCTACGTGCCGTTCGTCAAGGCGCTGGTCCCGGTGATCGACCTTGAGGAGGGCATCCTCGTCGTGGACGCCCCGGCGGGACTGCTCGATCCGGACGAGATCGTCTGA
- the trmD gene encoding tRNA (guanosine(37)-N1)-methyltransferase TrmD codes for MRVDVISIFPEYFAPLDVSLIGKARERGILDVHLHQLRDHAHDVHRTVDDTPYGGGPGMVMKPGPWGEALDEVLSADPAALPRMIVPTPSGVPFTQRLAMEYAAEPWLLFTPARYEGIDSRVMAEYGARVRVDEVSIGDYVLAGGEVAVLVMIEAIGRLLPGVLGNVHSVVDDSFAPGAMENLLEGPVYTKPPEWRGHEVPEILLSGHHGKIARWRRDQALRRTARNRPELLAALDPQSLDKHDRQLLSELDLPGTGPANPAP; via the coding sequence ATGCGCGTCGACGTCATCTCGATCTTCCCCGAGTACTTCGCCCCCCTCGACGTCTCCCTCATCGGCAAGGCCCGCGAGCGCGGCATCCTCGACGTACATCTCCACCAGCTCCGTGACCACGCCCACGACGTGCACCGCACCGTGGACGACACACCCTACGGGGGCGGCCCCGGCATGGTCATGAAGCCCGGACCCTGGGGGGAGGCCCTCGACGAGGTCCTCTCCGCGGACCCCGCGGCACTGCCGCGGATGATCGTGCCGACCCCCAGCGGTGTGCCCTTCACCCAGAGGCTGGCGATGGAGTACGCCGCCGAGCCCTGGCTGCTGTTCACCCCGGCCCGCTACGAGGGCATCGACTCCAGAGTGATGGCCGAGTACGGCGCGCGCGTGCGCGTGGACGAGGTCAGCATCGGCGACTACGTGCTCGCCGGGGGCGAGGTGGCCGTGCTGGTGATGATCGAGGCCATCGGGCGGCTGCTGCCGGGCGTGCTCGGCAACGTCCACTCGGTCGTGGACGACTCCTTCGCGCCCGGCGCGATGGAGAACCTCCTAGAGGGCCCCGTCTACACCAAACCGCCCGAGTGGCGGGGGCACGAGGTGCCGGAGATCCTGCTCTCCGGGCATCACGGAAAGATCGCTCGGTGGCGGCGAGACCAGGCGCTGCGCCGTACCGCGAGGAACCGGCCCGAACTGCTGGCGGCGCTCGACCCACAGAGCCTGGACAAGCACGACAGGCAGCTCCTGTCCGAGCTCGACCTGCCGGGGACCGGCCCCGCGAACCCGGCCCCCTGA
- the rplS gene encoding 50S ribosomal protein L19 — protein sequence MHTLISELEKSALRTDIPNFRPGDTLEVHVRVIEGSRSRVQVFKGFVLRRQGGGARETFTVRKVSYSVGVERTFPVHSPVIEKIVLVTRGDVRRAKLYYMRDLRGKAARIREKRDAR from the coding sequence ATGCACACGCTGATCAGCGAGCTCGAGAAGTCCGCGCTCCGCACCGACATCCCGAACTTCCGGCCCGGTGACACGCTCGAGGTCCACGTTCGGGTCATTGAGGGCAGCAGGTCCCGTGTCCAGGTCTTCAAGGGCTTCGTTCTTCGCCGCCAGGGCGGTGGCGCCCGCGAGACCTTCACGGTCCGCAAGGTCAGCTACAGCGTCGGCGTCGAGCGCACCTTCCCGGTGCACAGCCCGGTCATCGAGAAGATCGTCCTCGTGACCCGTGGCGATGTCCGCCGGGCCAAGCTCTACTACATGCGTGACCTGCGCGGCAAGGCCGCCCGTATTCGCGAGAAGCGCGACGCCCGCTAG
- the lepB gene encoding signal peptidase I, producing MTSEDREYGAVSRRPVEDEVDVVAEDTQKNAEGDKDKKKGSFWKELPVLIVVAVVLALIIKTFVIQAFYIPSESMENTLLTNDRVLVNKLVYRVRDIERGDVVVFSGVDSWDPEIDLEEPSNPVAGFFHWVGTAFGLVPGEKDYIKRVIGVGGDTVKCCDAQGRVTVNGVPINEDYLYPGDVPSQKFFEAKVPEGRLWVMGDHRMVSLDSRSHLGDPGGGTISVDKVIGRAFVKVWPFSRAATIPIPDTFGQPALKAAAAVGGATPFLAGFVGAVPLVLWRRRRLQGGDRTS from the coding sequence ATGACTAGCGAAGACCGGGAGTACGGCGCAGTCTCGCGTCGACCTGTCGAGGACGAGGTGGACGTGGTCGCCGAAGACACTCAGAAGAACGCCGAGGGCGACAAGGACAAGAAGAAGGGCTCCTTCTGGAAGGAGCTGCCTGTCCTGATCGTCGTGGCTGTGGTGCTCGCCCTCATAATCAAGACCTTCGTGATCCAGGCGTTCTACATCCCTTCGGAGTCGATGGAGAACACCCTCCTCACGAACGATCGGGTCCTGGTCAACAAGCTCGTCTACCGCGTCCGCGACATCGAGCGCGGCGACGTGGTGGTGTTCTCCGGTGTCGACTCCTGGGATCCCGAGATCGACCTTGAGGAGCCGTCCAACCCGGTCGCGGGCTTCTTCCACTGGGTCGGAACCGCCTTCGGCTTGGTCCCCGGCGAGAAGGACTACATCAAGCGGGTCATCGGCGTCGGCGGTGACACGGTGAAGTGCTGCGACGCCCAGGGGCGGGTGACGGTCAACGGGGTCCCCATCAACGAGGACTACCTATACCCGGGTGACGTGCCGTCCCAGAAGTTCTTCGAGGCCAAGGTCCCCGAGGGCCGCCTGTGGGTGATGGGCGACCATCGGATGGTCTCCCTCGACTCCCGCTCCCACCTGGGCGATCCCGGTGGTGGGACGATCTCGGTGGACAAGGTGATCGGCCGGGCCTTCGTGAAGGTGTGGCCGTTCTCCAGGGCCGCGACCATTCCCATTCCCGACACCTTCGGTCAGCCGGCCCTCAAAGCCGCCGCGGCGGTGGGAGGGGCGACCCCGTTCCTCGCAGGCTTCGTGGGCGCCGTGCCGCTGGTGCTGTGGCGTCGTCGCCGGCTTCAAGGCGGTGACCGAACCTCATGA
- the lepB gene encoding signal peptidase I, which yields MTAEPEADKNKKSGKGGNLRESLFLLACGVVVALLLQVFVFQSFYIPSESMENTLQVDDRVVVNKLHGDAERGDIVVFKGWNGEDTIKRVIGVGGDTVKCCDAKRRITVNGVPLEEGSYLYSEDFPSGDAFQKVVPEGRLWVMGDHRTASADSRAHEKRQGDGSISEDDVIGRAVAIYWPFSRATILSRPESFLKVG from the coding sequence ATGACCGCGGAACCCGAGGCTGACAAGAACAAGAAGTCCGGCAAGGGCGGCAACCTGCGTGAGTCGCTGTTCCTGCTGGCGTGCGGGGTGGTGGTGGCGCTGCTGTTGCAGGTCTTCGTCTTCCAGTCGTTCTACATCCCGTCGGAGTCGATGGAGAACACCCTTCAGGTGGACGACCGGGTGGTCGTCAACAAGCTGCACGGTGACGCCGAGCGTGGCGACATCGTGGTCTTCAAGGGCTGGAACGGCGAGGACACCATCAAGCGGGTCATCGGGGTCGGTGGTGACACGGTGAAGTGCTGTGACGCCAAGAGGCGGATCACGGTCAACGGAGTGCCGCTCGAAGAGGGCTCCTACCTGTACTCCGAGGATTTCCCCTCGGGGGATGCGTTCCAGAAGGTCGTACCCGAGGGCCGCCTGTGGGTGATGGGCGACCATCGCACCGCCTCCGCCGACTCGCGCGCCCACGAGAAGCGGCAGGGGGACGGGTCGATCTCCGAGGACGACGTCATCGGCCGTGCCGTGGCGATCTACTGGCCGTTCTCCAGGGCCACGATCCTTTCGAGGCCGGAGAGCTTTCTCAAGGTGGGATAG
- a CDS encoding ribonuclease HII, translated as MTVAFRPKPSVVRRDLGLYGYERALDRRGLGPVAGVDEAGRGACAGPLVIAAVVLGGRIDGLGDSKQLTASRRESLYERITVTAEAVSVLVIPPGEIDARGLHRSNIDGMRRVVARLPCHPGYVLTDGFPVPGLPVPSLGVWKGDQVAACIAAASIVAKVTRDEMMVALHERHPRYGFAVHKGYGTVDHRRALSTYGPCPDHRFSFSTVARSGAGEVMGENEVGAGAV; from the coding sequence ATGACGGTTGCGTTTCGCCCCAAACCCAGCGTGGTCCGGCGCGATCTAGGGCTGTACGGCTACGAGCGGGCTCTTGACCGCCGCGGGCTCGGTCCCGTGGCGGGGGTCGACGAGGCGGGCCGGGGCGCCTGTGCCGGGCCTCTGGTGATCGCCGCCGTGGTGCTGGGCGGCCGGATCGACGGCCTGGGTGATTCCAAGCAGCTGACGGCATCCCGCCGCGAGTCGCTGTACGAGCGGATCACGGTGACCGCGGAGGCGGTGAGCGTGCTGGTGATCCCGCCGGGTGAGATCGACGCCCGTGGTCTGCACAGATCCAACATCGATGGAATGCGCAGGGTCGTGGCACGGCTTCCATGCCACCCCGGCTACGTGCTCACCGACGGGTTCCCCGTTCCCGGACTGCCCGTACCGTCACTGGGGGTGTGGAAGGGAGATCAGGTCGCGGCCTGCATCGCCGCGGCCTCGATCGTGGCCAAGGTGACGCGGGACGAGATGATGGTCGCGTTGCACGAACGCCATCCCCGGTACGGATTCGCCGTGCACAAGGGGTATGGCACCGTCGATCATCGCAGGGCTCTCAGCACCTACGGGCCGTGTCCGGACCACCGCTTCTCGTTCTCGACGGTGGCACGGTCAGGAGCGGGCGAGGTGATGGGTGAGAATGAAGTGGGGGCCGGTGCCGTCTGA